The DNA region AAACGTTGCCATAGTGTGTTCCTGTACAGGTGATGGTTATGGTTATACCGGCGCGACCAGGTAGCGAATGGCCGGTGAGGTTGTGCCCTGATGAAAAGCCAGAACGCGGCTCTGCAGCAGGAGGTCATTCATGGTGTGGCGCTCCTGCTGGCGCAGATGCTCAATCCACGAGCCCATCAGGAAGGTCTCGATAAACAGGCCGGGACGCTCGATATCTTCATATACCGCCCAGCTCATCGCCCCGGCGCGGCGGCGCACCCGGCGCAGCTCGTGGACCGCCTCCAGGAAGGCTTTGGCGTTTTGCGGGTCGATGAGATACTCGTGCGACACCAGCACCGGGCCGCGCTCGTTCGGCAGGTCAATCTCCACGCCGTCCAGCGGCTGGCCGCTCAGGTCGAGGTTCAGGTCCGGATCTTTCTCCAGCTTCCAGCGGAACACGGTGGCGCTTGCCAGCACCATCCCCAGCGTGGCGACCACCAGCGAGGTTGGGGTACCGAACCGGGAGGCGATCTGCCCCCAGAGGGCGCTGCCCGCGGTCATCGAGCCGAAGAACACCGTCAGATACACCGCCAGCGCGCGGGCCTTCACCCAGCGGGCGGCGCTGCGCTGCGCGCCGAGGTTGAGGGTGGAGAGCACCGCAATCCACGCGAAGCCGGTGAAGAATTCAAACAGGTTGAGCAGCCAGACGTGGCGCACAAACGCCAGCGCCAGCATGGTCAGGGCAAAGGTCAGGCTGGCGGCCACCATCAGGCGGTCGGCGTTCAGCCGCTGGCGCAGGCGCGGCAGCAGGATCGCCCCGGCAATCGCCCCCAGCCCAATGCACGCCAGCATCACGCCGTAGCCCGCCGGACCTAAGCCCAGCTCGCGGCGCGCCACCAGCGGCAGCAGCGCCCAGCCTGCGCTGCCGAAAACGAAGAAGGCCACGGTGCGCACCAGCACGTTGCGCAGCACCGGCGCGGCGTGCACGTAGCGAATGCCGGATCGCACCGCCGAGAAGAAATGCTCCGGCGGCAGGCGCTGCACCGATGGGGCCTGACGCCAGCGCCACAGTACCCACGCCACGCCGACCACGGACAGCGCGTTCAGGGCAAACACCATCCACGGCCCGGCGAGCGACAGCAGAAAACCACCCAGCGCGGGGCCAATCGCCCGGCTGATGTTTACCCCGAGCGAGTTCAGCGCCACGGCGGCGCCCAGCTCCGGCTTGCTCACCAGGTCCGGCACCACGGCCTGGAACGGCGGCGAGCTCATCGCCGCGCCGACGCTCAGCAGAAACGTCGCCACCAGCAGCACGGCGGGGGTGACGTGTCCGGTGAACGACAGCACCGTAAGCCCGGCGGCGGCGATGAACACCCACAGCTGGGAGAAGAGCAGG from Enterobacter chengduensis includes:
- a CDS encoding MFS transporter; translation: MTQVNDVRDAHVETTSASTVSPWQPLGQPVFRMLWIATVVSNVGSWMSDVGINWSMLTLSADPLDIALVQAASSLPMFLFALPSGVMADIVDRRKYLLFSQLWVFIAAAGLTVLSFTGHVTPAVLLVATFLLSVGAAMSSPPFQAVVPDLVSKPELGAAVALNSLGVNISRAIGPALGGFLLSLAGPWMVFALNALSVVGVAWVLWRWRQAPSVQRLPPEHFFSAVRSGIRYVHAAPVLRNVLVRTVAFFVFGSAGWALLPLVARRELGLGPAGYGVMLACIGLGAIAGAILLPRLRQRLNADRLMVAASLTFALTMLALAFVRHVWLLNLFEFFTGFAWIAVLSTLNLGAQRSAARWVKARALAVYLTVFFGSMTAGSALWGQIASRFGTPTSLVVATLGMVLASATVFRWKLEKDPDLNLDLSGQPLDGVEIDLPNERGPVLVSHEYLIDPQNAKAFLEAVHELRRVRRRAGAMSWAVYEDIERPGLFIETFLMGSWIEHLRQQERHTMNDLLLQSRVLAFHQGTTSPAIRYLVAPV